The Pseudomonas sp. G2-4 genome window below encodes:
- a CDS encoding SDR family oxidoreductase translates to MQNRMMITGAGSGLGREIALRWAREGWRLALSDVSEPGLKETLKLVREAGGEGFIQRCDVRDYSQLTAFAQACEEKFGGIDIIVNNAGVASGGFFNELSLEDWDWQIAINLMGVVKGCKAFLPLLEKSHGKIINIASMAALMQGPAMSNYNVAKAGVVALSESLLIELAQQEIGVHVVCPSFFQTNLLDSFRGPTPAMKAQVGKLLESSPITATDIADYIYQQVAEGQFMILPHEQGRMAWALKQKNPQLLYDEMTVMADKMRAKARQNPS, encoded by the coding sequence ATGCAAAATCGCATGATGATCACCGGTGCCGGCTCTGGCCTGGGTCGCGAAATCGCGCTGCGCTGGGCCCGCGAAGGCTGGCGGCTGGCCTTGTCGGATGTCAGTGAACCTGGCCTCAAGGAAACCCTCAAACTGGTGCGTGAAGCCGGAGGCGAGGGCTTCATCCAGCGTTGCGATGTGCGTGACTACAGCCAACTGACCGCGTTCGCCCAGGCTTGTGAAGAGAAGTTTGGCGGCATCGACATTATCGTCAACAACGCTGGGGTGGCTTCGGGCGGGTTTTTCAACGAACTCTCCCTGGAAGATTGGGACTGGCAGATCGCGATCAACCTGATGGGGGTGGTCAAGGGCTGCAAGGCGTTCTTGCCGTTACTGGAAAAAAGCCATGGCAAGATTATCAATATCGCCTCCATGGCCGCCTTGATGCAGGGCCCAGCCATGAGCAACTACAACGTGGCCAAGGCCGGTGTCGTCGCGTTGTCGGAAAGCCTCCTGATCGAGCTCGCACAGCAGGAGATCGGCGTCCATGTGGTGTGTCCGTCGTTCTTCCAGACCAATCTGCTGGACTCGTTCCGCGGCCCGACCCCGGCCATGAAAGCCCAGGTGGGCAAATTGCTGGAAAGCTCCCCGATCACGGCCACCGACATCGCCGATTACATCTACCAGCAGGTCGCCGAAGGCCAGTTCATGATCCTGCCCCACGAGCAGGGCCGCATGGCCTGGGCCCTCAAGCAGAAGAACCCGCAGTTGCTGTACGACGAAATGACCGTCATGGCCGACAAGATGCGCGCCAAGGCCCGACAGAACCCGAGTTGA